The Delphinus delphis chromosome 17, mDelDel1.2, whole genome shotgun sequence genome includes the window ACGTTGCTGGAAGAGGAATGGGGGGGTAGTTATATAAACAATATACAAcaaagaaagtctttatttccaaTACCTGAATACATCAGGTTTGTTTTTAGGTACAAGGTTGCAGGTTAAATGCTCTCAGCTATCCAAGAAGTGGCttattagttttgtaagaaaatattttcttatattttgactGAAAAATACCCAGTTTAACTGAACAAAACCATCCTTGTTAGTGAAAAGCAGACCCAAAAAAACTTTGTTTCAAAGACtcagcaaagaaaagcaaaactaatTCAAGAGGAAAAGCTGCCTTCCTAATAGTAGCTTCTGAATCTGGATCTAATAGTTCTCAAAGGCCGACTGGAGTCTTCAAGTCTTAAGTTTTGTCTTCCTCCATGGATCATAGACATTCTCTATGAGGCAGCATAATATGGATATAAATCCATTCTAAGCAGATATATATTCCCTCTCTGGGCTATAGCCACGAAGCTGAAAAGCTATGCCCAACAGGAAGAACGAAAGCAAACAAAAGTTTTGACTGTTTCACAGGGCAATTTTCTAAACAcaactttcttttttgctttcctACTTTGTGCACTAGAAAAATCCTAACTTCATCTTTGGCAATGCGGCATCCGCTAgtgataaaataaatagtaacaaGAGATTATGCTTTCAGAAGCACAGCACCAGCGCTAAGAACTGCATTTCAACATACGGACTCGGCTCCAGCCAGCACCTGAGCTATATACACTTCTCCTAATTTGTAAGTGGGCCTAATCCTGTTATTACAGAATAATTACTACAAATCAGCACAATTACtacaaagacacaaataaacatacacataccAGTAGCTGTTTTCCACAAATTATTATCAAAACAAAGAGAACCGGCTAATTGTGGTAACATTAAGACAATGTTTATTCCTCCCAGTGTTTGGGCAAGTTTATTTTAAGTTGTCATCTTCAACTAGTAATGATACAGATGATTTTACAGATTCCATAAACCTTTCTAATCTAAACTGTTCTCAGCTGAAAGTTGGCTACTTCTCTTAGAGCAAAGGCCTGATTTCATAAGAACTGGCTCTTATGGTAcattagcaaaaaaaaagaaaaagtaaaaaaccagcgcgcgcacacacacacacacttttagaaatctcattttaaaagctCATTTGTAATGTAGtcttctaaattattttcaaggtaccatgaaattaaatattcactTTACATTCTTCACAGTTTAAGCATTCGTCTCTAAGGAAGTGTAACGTGGAATATTCACACCAATGTTATTATCAGGTTTCCCTCATAGATAAATACTTTTTTGGGAGCGAGGGTGATTAGACAGGAGGAGAATTCAGAAAGCACACAGCCCACAATAGGGATTATCTGAACTCACCTCCTGGACAATGCCTCACGGCCATCTTACATCTCCTGGATTCAGCGATCGTTGGACATGGTATCGTGTCTTTTGCTGGCTTTTTAACAATTTGCCGTGTTCTGGTTTCCAGACCCCACTTAAATCCACATGTGCGATTATTTCTGCTACAAGTTCCCCATTCACTCCAATGGCCAACCTCACATCCTTCTaatagagagaaaacaaacacagatgacaATTTGGTATACATTTCTCCACCATCACCAAATTTACATAGCAGTGTTTCTCTAACTCCCCCACCTTCAGATACCAAGAATTAAGTTGTACAGCCCACAAGACCTGTATACACCTTTCAGGAACTTTAACTCTTTGAATTATGAAGTTATAGATAAAAGTAAATAACTACCAcataagtactttaaaaattactatttgtCTTAGTTCATTTTTTGAAGGGATGCTACTGGTCCATTCTAAAGACATTGaaatatataatctttaaaaagttcAACAGCTAAAACCTACAGTAAAAGATACTCTTTTCATACCATGACAGGACACAAAATTTTACAGGTTAATTCTGCATGCACCACCCCCCCCGAAATTCACAAGTGTGTTAGTTTTATTTTGGAAGTAAGTATATGATGAAAAGGATAGTGAGTGTTTCGCATTTTCTGATTGTCTCAATTCTTTTAAAAGGTGTCTTACACTGCAGTATATATTTCTTACTCCCTAAATTGATACTGCACATTACCATAGtttgaaaagtaaacaaatatggtcagatatttgaaaatgtatGTTTTGCCTAGATATGTAAGCTTTTAGCATCCCCTTTTGTAAATTCATATAGTGGAAAAGTAGGTTACTCTCCAATACCCTGCgatgagaggaagggggaggagataaaagcataaaaatatgcAAAGTTAAACCTCCTCCTCAAATTCACCATTAAAAACCCCATCACACTAGCAGATGAGGACTCAGGCCTAGAGTCCACACACCATTAGTATTTCCACATTCCAGATCTCAGCAGGCGTCATGGGAACTCTTAGATTTTTCAAAGCtacttaagatttttatttaggGGAATGCATAGGACTCTATGGTTAATCTGTTAATAGTTAAGGGTTTCATAAGCATTTCCACTGAACATTTGTAATAGGTGTGGGTCTTGCCTCTCAAAAGCGAATTCAACGTACTGAATATGCTCTTCTAGTGACTTTCTTATTTTGCAGTAAGGTGTTGCCTGTATGCATGTATTAACTCACACATATATAggaatatatgtacacatttcttCAAAAACCTCTCATTTAAATGTGTTCTCTGCAAGCTTCCGAATACATAATTACAGACTACTTCAAAATTTCTACAGGGAAAACGTTCTCAATTTAACTCTCCGTTTTAAAGAGATGGAAAGCCTCATTTAGAATACACTGCTCTGTTGTACACCATATCAGATGTATAACATGTCAAATAAAATTCAGGcatggcaggggtgggagtggtgaAGATGCCATCACACCTAAGATTAGATTGAGGCATTTATCAAAACGTAGGTACTGACAGATCTTTACCTTTTAATCAGTGGTATAAAATTACCGAACTTTTTTTAAAcactcaaaaaatataaaatttataaaatgtgtattCCTAATTATTACTCacaaacagcatatatatgtatattaaattatGCATTCTACATATCTAAATTTAGtaaaagtaaaattgttttaatgcACTTTGCAACATTCAGTCAATCACCAACAAAGTACATTTGGCACAAAAAATCTCTTCccaattgaatttttttcatacAAATGGCTAAGCAAGAAACTCCATAATTAACACACGTAACAACAGTGACAGACCAGCTAACCACACGGCACGGCTTGAAaatcttgtttttcttctaaacAAAATGCTTTTCTCTAACGGTTACTAATAACTTTATAAGCTAATTAAGAAATGGATGTATTACATagataataaaaacattattctcAGCATTTAAGTGGTTTAACTTAGATGTAAAACTAACAAATTTTGAAGCAAAATGTAATATATGATACTGCCTAACAGCATAAAGTCAGCAAAGAACTTAAATAATTTTCAGTTCGAATAAATAACAAGAGAACCGATTTGTTTCTATGATGAATACATCCAGCATGCATTCTTTTCCCCCAAGAAACGGGtgttaaaataaaagttgaagTTTGAAAGTTACATGGAAAACTACTCACCCACACATTCCATGGTTTCATCTAATGGTGCAAAACCATCTGGACATTCCTCAAAGCAGCGGCCTCTATGCAAATAAAAGCCTACTTTGCACTTGGTACAAAAGTCTTTGCTAAAGCAAGAATCACAGTTTTCTATTCTGCAtcctaaaaacaattttaaagagaaagagaaaatttcagtCAAAAATTTACTGGTTTTGCAAATAAAACTTTCACAAACTCACTGGTTAGCTCAATTGGAATTCTAGTGGTCAGAGAAATATGTGTTCAACTCATTTGTTTCCTCATGCCATCTCCTTCTAAATCACTCCTACCTCTTCCAACAGCTCACCACATCAATAGGCTAAGACAAAATTCCAGCCCGGGGCCCTAGGCAGCATGACACCCTTCAGAAATTTTTGCAACTCCAAATGGGATTAAAAcgaaggattaaaaagaaaaacactcccCCTACAAattacattgctggtgggattgaAATCTGTTCTGCTCTTCCAAAGACCTTCTATGAAAAACACAATGGGAACACTCTAAGCAGTATATTCGGTTCCAAGACAGTAAGTTAAAATGCTGTTTAATGCATTTACTTTCATCAGAGGGTGTCTTAACTAGGAGGGGTACTTTAAGTCATTTTTTGGAAAAGCCATAATACATTTCCttagtcctcacaacagtccATCAGGGTGAGCAGTGGTACCCCTATTTTGCAAATAAGGAACCTGAGACTTAAGTCACAAAGCTGGTAATGGCTGAGTTGGTTCTGAAAGCCCCCAAATGGACTATCTTCTaaatctgttctcttttctctataaCACACTAACTGAATTTCGTTGGAAATTCAGTTGGTGAaagagaaatgctttcagttctgcTAGGTGTggttttgaatcccagctctgcccttaccagctatgtgactcTGAATGGCTAcatgcctctctgagcctctgtttccttctgtATAAAACAGGGATGTCACTGATTTTacaaggttattgtgaggatctacaataatatatgtaaatcgaCTAGCTCATAATCGGTAGTCTGCAGATAGAAGCACCAGTGAATTAGAAACAGAAACATGTATTTTTCCACTAAACCATTCACATTACAAGGTGTAAAAAGAAGCAATAATTTACAGGCTTGTATTCTAGGTCAGATTCCCCTGTATTCGAGGAACAGCTGGGCCAGAGGTAATTGGTTTGTAggggtgaaaataaataaactctaaaCTACTCttcaaggagaaggaaggaaaggtcgGAGAATTGGCTAATTGAAAGGAGAGGTTTTCGACAGATTACAGTACATTACTACTTGTAACAGATTTAATTGATGGCAATTAACAGCACATAAAGCTCTACGAAAACTCCCTGGcacacttttattcttttaacaagCCTCTGAGTGCCAGTACTATATTTGGTGATTTAACGATTCAGAAAAGCTTTAAAAACTAGTTTCCACAACCGAAAAtataattgaataaaaaatataaccaAAACATGAAATCATTGAAtatcaaaattttgaaaattgagaAGATAAAGCCAAAATACAAACACTAAAAAAGTTTGTTAAAATAGATTACATTATAAATAATGACAGTTTCTagacttataaaaagaaaacggCAATCTTCACCTTTCAAGTTTGAGTCTAAACATGTCTGCATGTATTAAGTGACCACCATGAAGCAGCTAATTCTTCTAAAATGTTACCCAAATTTACAATTGGAAAACCAACTATGTGTGGGTGAAAGTCCATAGTCAAATTACACTATTGCTCTTTCAGGGGAGGATAGTGGACACAGAAGAATGGTTTATCACCCTATAAAATGTTCATTTGCAGCCTTAAATGCTGTAACCTGTATTTTTATAAAACGGTGGTCTATCGCTGGTCAGTAGCTTCTTAATCATGGTCAAAATACATGACCATCATGTCCACAAATTGTTGGTTTTCTTGCTACATTTTTCGAAAAAGCAAGCAGCCCTTCCTGTTAGCAGAATTATTTTCCAAGAAATAATGATAAACATTCCAAAGGATAAAACAGAACTAAAGGGTGAAGAGAACaaagcatttatatattttttttaaaaaaggactataCATTTCATAAGTCAATTGTTATGTATAAGAtctgattgttttttgtttttttttaacatggcctGCACCTATGAGCTTTTAGGCCAAAAAGTTATAGCAATAagcatttggaaataattttacaaGGTCCTTTCCTGATCTTTATTGTTACTTGTAGCTCCCTTTCCTCATTTCATTCCATGCTCCTAAACCAGTTCACAGAATGTGGAATTTCTGAAATACCTATCA containing:
- the RSPO2 gene encoding R-spondin-2 isoform X3, coding for MQFRLFSFALIILNCMDYSHCQGNRWRRSKRGCRIENCDSCFSKDFCTKCKVGFYLHRGRCFEECPDGFAPLDETMECVGCEVGHWSEWGTCSRNNRTCGFKWGLETRTRQIVKKPAKDTIPCPTIAESRRCKMAVRHCPGGKRAPKAKERKNKKKKKLIERAQEQHSVFLATDRANQ